The Rhinolophus sinicus isolate RSC01 linkage group LG13, ASM3656204v1, whole genome shotgun sequence sequence tcattcattcattcattcattcattcacttacatattcactcactcacccatccacccatccatccatccccccaTTCGCCCACTCAGTTACCCATTCACTCATGCACTCATGCATTCATGTGCTCACACACTCgtccatccattcactcacttgCATATTCATCACGTCAGCACTATTCATTCCCTCATTCGCGATCCTCCTGCCTTCATTGCTCACAGACTCAGTCATTCACCGAGTACCCACTGTGTGCCCACTCTGGCCTGCAGCTGCCCACACTCCCTCCTGCAATGCGCTGCTCCAGCCGTGTCAGGGCCTGCCGGTCCGAGGAGGGTCGTGGCGGTTCCCGGTGCCCGGTTCCCGGGTTGGGTGGTGGAGGGTCTGGTCACAgcctccctctctgcccctcccagtcCGGGCCCAGGCCAAAGTCCGCCACTACCGCATCTCCATGGCAGCCGACGGCGGCTTCTACTTGCAGAAGGGCCGTCTCTTTCCCAACCTGGGGGAGCTGCTCACCTACTACAAGGCCAACTGGAAGCTGATCCGAAACCCACTGCTGCAGCCCTGTGTGCACCAGGTGGGCCGCCCCCCCCCACACTGCCTGCCTGGCTGCCCATTGCTGGGCCGGGCCCACCTAGGGGTTGCAGGGACCTGAAAGGCCTGGGGGCCCACCCCTGCCGCATCCTCCATGCTCTGCTTGGGGCCCCGCCCCAGGTCGGGTCTGCTTTCACACGTGTCATGTCTCTGCTTCTGGGGAGTCCTGGGTGGGGGTGCTGCCCAGCTCTCCAGGGCAGGCATATGGGGAAGGCCCAGGGTGGAAGCTGGGGGAGACGGTCCACACATGCACTGGAGCCCCACCTAGCTCTCCGCCACCGTCCCAGACCAGCGGTCCTGCAGAGGGACAAGGGCAGGGGCCGGGCAGCGACCCAGTTCCTCCGGTCTCATAATGACAGCCCACGGGGGCCAGTAATGAGTATTTGTGGGCTGGTGTCCACCACTAGCAAAGCCCACTTAGGTCTAGAAGCAATTGGGGCCAGGCCCGGGGAGGTGGTCAGCACCTGACTCCCCTCGCTCCAGCCAGGACCAGTGTTGAACATGTGCTGGGATGGAGGCGCAGAGGCCTGGTCCCCCGAGAAACTGCCCACTCTGCCCGGGAACACGGGCAGAGGCACTgagcgccccccacccccacagcagcCCCCCGAGTGGGACAAGTGGGAGCGGCCACGCTCCGAGTTCACCCTGCGGAGGAAGCTGGGCGAAGGCTACTTCGGGGAGGTGTGGGAAGGCCTCTGGCTCGGCTCTGTGCCCGTGGCCGTCAAGGTCATCAAATCAGGTGTGTGAGGCCCTGCTCTCCCGGACcctgggtggggtgtgggggtgtgtgtggacGAATCCTGAGCAGAATCCTCTCCCGCAGCCGACATGAAGCTCACGGACCTGGCCAAGGAGATCCAGACACTCAAGAGCCTACGGCACGAGCGCCTCATCCGGCTGCATGCTGTGTGCTCCGCCGGGGAGCCGGTGTACATTGTCACGGAGCTCATGTGCAAAGGCAGCCTGCAAGCCTTCCTGGGCAGTGAGTGCTGCCCTGCGGCCACCTGCCCCCTTCTTGGCATGGCCCAGAGGGTGGTAGTGGGCTCTGGCCAACAGCGGATTTGGACCTCTGGTCTGGGCCAGGCTTGGGCTTTGTGGAGGGATACTCAAAGCATGCGGTaccaggcggggggggggggtgcaagTAGGGGCCCAGCCTCTGTGTGTGCTTGTGCTCAGTGTGGGCCCAGCCCAACCCGGGAGACCCTGCCCCGCTTGTCCTCCTCTGTCCTTGGCCTCTGTTGGGGGCCCAGGCCAGTGGCCCAGGAGCAGCTTGCCCCAAGCCTTCTCTGGGGGTGTGCAGTGCTCACCGCGACCTTGGTGGGCAGTGCTGTTCTCACCCggtcagagatgaggaaacaggcacagagggaAGTGACAGGGATGACGCTGGTCCCTGACTGTCGGCCTGCCCCCCAGGCCCCGAGGGCAGGGCCCTGAGCCCACCTGCCCTGCTGGACTTCGCCTGCCAGGTGGCTGAGGGCATGAGCTACCTGGAGGAGAGGCACATCGTGCACCGGGACCTGGCCGCCAGGAACGTGCTCGTGGGTGACGACCTGGCCTGCAAGGTGGCCGACTTTGGCCTGGCCCGGCTGCTCAAGGTCAGTGTGGGCTTGGGCCGCTGACCCTGCACAGGGAGAGGGAGcagctgggaggggagggcacCATTCCGCCTGCCCACCACCCGTGTCCTCTCACCAGGACAACGTCTACTCCCCGAGCAGTGGCTCCAAGATCCCCGTCAAGTGGACGGCACCCGAGGCAGCCAACTACCGCATCTACTCCCAGAAGTCGGATGTCTGGTCCTTCGGCGTGCTGCTGTACGAAGTGTTCACCTACGGCCAGTGTCCCTATGAAGGTGGGCAGCCCGAGGGAGGAGGCAAGGCCTCCACAGGGACGGTGGCGTCTGAGGGAGGAAGCTGCGAGCCAGCCCCAGGGAGGAGGCACACTCTGCCCTGGGGGTTGCTCACCCTGCAAGGAGCACCAGGCCACAAAGTTGCTGCTTGGCAGGGTctggctgggggtgagggggtctCCACGGTGACCCCTAGGCAGAAGCGAGGCAGCCCCCGCCAGCCGCTCTCATCAGCGCCCTCCCCAGGAATGAGCAACCATGAGACGCTGCAGCAGATTGCGAAGGGATACCGGCTGCCACGCCCGGCCGCCTGCCCAGCCGAGGTCTATGTGCTCATGTTGGCGTGCTGGAAGGGCAGCCCCGAGGAGCGGCCGGCCTTCACCATGCTTCAGGAGAAGCTGGGCACCATCCACAGGTGTCTCCATGCCACCCTCACATGACCTGGGGCACTGGATGCCAGGGCTAAGCCACTCCTCCCCGTGGGGTCTCCCCCCAGATAATGTTTGCCGTCAACACGTGCAAGGGTGCGGGACTGTCCAGAACAGCCATCAGCCTGCAGAGCTCCTGACCACGGGTCTTACATGCtgacatgcatgtgtgtgcgctCGAGGCAGAAACATGCAGACACCCACGTGGAGACAGAGGGGCTGATGTCTTTTGCCTGGAATGGCAGTGTCCCTGGTGGGTGGGGGTCAGCAGAGAAGGCTGGGTGGGGCCTGTGTTTGCTCCGGCCTCAGAAAGACTGGACAGAGaagccctgggcctgggccaaGTTCCCTCCTTCCTGGGACTGCCGGCTGCCCTGGACCCCCTCAACTCCCTTCCAAGGTCAAGAGTGAGAGGCGTGCCTTCCCAATTTTCTCCAAAGTCCCACCGGGGCCATGTTGGTGCTGGGGCTGCCAGGCCCTGGCCCCACGCGGCACATGCTGAGGGCAGCCACAGCCTCCCAGGGGCACACCACTTCCTATGTGCAGCCCTGTGCATGCAGGGAGGCAGCAGTCAATAAATATGATGGACAGACTCAGGCATGTGCACAGGGGTGTGTCACACACGGGCCTCAGCCCCCATCCCCAACCCAAATCAGAGCAGGGGCTGCCGCTGATGGTGGGCCACCATTTGGTTCATCGTGGCAGAGCCGGGATGGGGCAGACCACGCAAGGTAAGGACGGTATCTAGGGGGCTGCTTTTGGGGGTGGGTGACCCTCATGGTTGGTTTTCCGGGGATGGGGCAAAGGTCAGAGAAGCAGCAGCGTCTCTGCCTCCGTGGTGCAGGTCTGGGTGCTATCaagcaggggtggagggtggatgCCATGGGGCGTGGGCAACTGGGAGACAAACAGCTCCCTGGGGAAAGGAAGCAGCCTGTTCAGAGTGTGCCTACTCCCACCCAGGCTGGTTTCAAGTCACAGCTGACGTCACTGGATGAGAAGCTGGGCGGGCTGTGCACCGTTAGTTGTTCACTTGCCCGGCTGCCGTCACCAGGTCACCCTGGGTGAACAAATGGAGGGGCAGGGGACTGTGCAGGTGGGGTCTGCCTTCGGGGTGCTCGACCCTCACCCTCCTGGGAGCCCCATGCTGGCAGCTGCGCCCCAGAAGGCTTGTGGGGACAAAAAAGCTGGAGGCATGCGTGGCCACCCTCAGCTCAGTCACCATGGAGGGAACATGCACAGTTCACGGCTAGCTTTCATCACTGACCACAGGCCCTGCCTGTGGAGCGAGGAGCTGGGACCCTTGAGTGCAGGGCCAATCAGAGAACAGAGGCTGTGCGGGGCTGGAGCAGCGGGGTGGACAGGCTTCCCGATGGGGGTCATTGCCCGTGGGAGCAACACAGAGGGAGGAGGTAGGAACCGGCTACTTCAGGGCCCAGATCCGTCTGGCTGTGGGTCAGGCCAAGTGTGGAGAAGGTGGGAGCTCCTCAGACCCTTGGACGccaggctggtgggggtgggagggtttGGTGTGAGCTTTTTGGGACCCCAGGGAATAAATAGCCCCTGACCCACTCCATCCTGTCCCGGGAGAGCCCAGGGACCAGCTTGAACGTGTGGGCCCCAGAGGGTTAGGGCTCAAGATGAGCTCCTTCTGTTCTCCGGACCGAGGGGCTCTGGCCACTCCTAAGGGCTCACCCTGTTTGCTTGGAGCTGTGATTACtgtggggagggctgggcaggCAGCCAGACTCAGAGGGAAGGAATGTGCTGGGCGTGGGGACCGGCCAGAAGGCAGGTGTGCGTGGGGGTCATCCTGGGTGTCTCCCCAGCCACACGCTGGGCAGGTTTGTGCACAGAGGCTCTGGGAGGGGCCAAGATGCTCAGTCTCGAAACTCTCTTGCTTCCTGGTGTGACGCAGGCGGCACCCCGGGCGCCTCTGTGCCCAGTGAGGTCCCCTGGCCATGGGCTCAGCGCAAGCCGttaccccctgcccccatctgctGTTCTTTCCCCCGTCAGCACAGCATGTCTGTCGCCTGGTTGTAGCACAGGCCCCTGCTCCTCCTCTCAGTGAAGGGGGAGCTCCGACAAGTAGGGTTCAGCAGCCATGGTGCTCACAGTCCTGCATCAGGGCACAGAGGCCCTGGCACCTCTCTCAGGCCCCGGGCTGGCAGGCTGCCCCCGGTCCATGGTCGTCACCCCAGGCCCTTCCTGTCTCTTGATAGACCAGTGGTCAGGCCTCCACGGCCATTGCAGCTCCCCGTCGTGGTCAGCGGTGTGTGAGGTGGGCTCCGTGGGGAGAAGGACGTGCAGagagtggggaaggaagagaggaagtgcCCACCTGGGCTTCCAGCAGTGACTCTGCTGGCAACCTGCTGCCCATCGGTCCTGGCTCAGGCCCTAGAGGTCTGGGAAGGGGGTGATGTCCATGGGCCTCGCTCCCTTCCATTGCCCTCTAGCCCACCTAAGGCGGACCCCAGGAGGGCCCTGTGTGACTGGTCCTTGTGCCCTCTCTCCCCTGGGGCTCAGGTCCAGCCACGTGGTCACTTGGCAGGTGGGCAAGAGCAGTGCCCAGACTGACCCGGCCCTGGTGGGTAGGAGGACAGGTGGGAGCTGCCAGGCTCTCAGGGTGGTGCCCAGGGTGCCAGGGGAGGCCGCCTCATCACAGGGAAGTGGGCCGGCTCCCCGGCTGGGCAGGTGTGGCCTGTCAGGGCTGGCCCCACCTGCCCCTGCTCACAGCCAGCCCAGTGATaggcagggaggccaggtggCCTGGTCCTGCCACTGCAGCTGCCATGGTGTCCCAGGGCCAGGCTTACCTGGGCCCCACATACGTGGGCCTCTGGGACTTTGCGGCCCGGACAGACGAGGAGCTTAGCTTCCAGGCAGGGGACCTCTTCCACGTGGCCCGGAAGGAGGAGGAGTGGTGGTGGGCCACGCGGCTGGATGCAGCGGGCAGGGCCCTGGGCCAGGGTTATGTGCCCCACAACTACCTGGCGGAGAAGGAGACGGTGCAGTCTGAGCCGTGAGTGTCTCTGCGCCCCCTCCAAGGTGCCCCCACTCCCTGCAGCCCCTCAAATGCTCAGGGCAGGACTGCTGCACCACCCGCTGGGctttggggaggggcaggggtgcaGCACTGGTCAAGGCTGGTGGGGGCTCATGGCTCCATCTACCTGTGGCCCCAGTCAGGGCTGGTCCCCAGTCAGGGACCGTCCTGATCCCGGGAGTGCTGACTGGGCTTTTACTGGGTGACACctggggatggtgggctgtggagGTGTGCGGCCCCTCCCCCACAGTCACCTCGTGGTGCCAGGACCCAGAGGGTGCAGAAGGGGCCGCAGTGGGCTTCTGGGCAGCTGGTCAACAGTGACAGGGCCCTCATAGGCGTTCGAGGTGGAATTGGGCCTGTGGGAGCCGAGCTGCACTCGCCTTCCGGACAACCGAAACCAGATGTGTGACCTAGTTAGAGGAGGGAGGAAGGTCATTGCAACATGTCGTCTGGGGTGTGGCTGTGGTGTCTGCTCCCTGCACCCTCGCGGCTGCCCTGTGACTAGCAAGGTGGCTGCAGGAGGCAGTGGCCGCCCCGAGGGACTGCCCAGAATGCTCAAAGCACAAGGGCAGCCTGCTGTGGGCGCACTATGGGCAAAGGAGGGGTTCTGGGGTCGGCAACAGTATCAGGGTGGCTCTGGGCAGCGTGGAGGCCATGAGATGAAGGGTCAGGTGAGTGGCTGGGATTCAGGGTGGGGTCAGAGTGGGGTCAGCGTGGGCTCTGGACACCCCTCCAGGTGGTTCTTCGGATGCATTTCCCGCTCAGAAGCCTTGTACCGACTGCAGGCCGACGGCAACGAGCAGGGGGCCTTCCTGGTGAGGGTCAGCGAGAAGCAGGGTGTGGACTACGTGCTCTCTGGTATAGTCTCCAGGGTCTGTGGGCTTGCCCTGCGTGGCTTTGGGTCTCCCGGCCCCTAAACCCTTCCATCCTGCATGTGGAGAGCTGGGTCCCTCTGGCTTGTCCCCTCCATCGGGCTGCCACGTCCAGGACATCACGGCCCCACCCCAGGGAACTCTGAGGCTTGGCCCACCTGGGTGGCTTGTCCCTGAGGTTGTGGGCCTGCGTTTACTCCTTTCAATGTTGGGAGAGCCACAGGGCAGGATCCCAGGCATGTGCCCACTCACACCCCTGGCCTGTGAGTTCCTctctgggaggtggggggccCAGGGTACACATGCCTGTTCACGTGtgccctaccccccacccccaccccagtgcgGGACAGGCAGGCCGTACGGCATTACAAGATCTGGCAGAGGGCCGGCCGGCTGCACCTGCATGAGGCCGTGTCCTTCTCCAGTCTGCCCGAGCTCGTGGACCACCACAGGACCCAGAGCCTCTCCCATGGCCTGCGGCTGACCTCGCCCTGCAGGAAGGTAGGGCTGCCCCACCACGCCTGCCTGAGCCCACCTGGCCAGACCTTGCCTCATCCCTGCCCACCCACAGCCCTCTCTTTTCAATGACACGGCCCGTCAGGGCCATACAGGGTGGGTGTGGGTCCTGATGCACTGACCAGCTGGAGGGGACTCGGAGCCTCTGGCTGCCTGGAAGCTGGGGTCGTACAGAGCTGGGCATGGGATcaggagggtggggcaggggacgGGCCCTCCTTTGCTGGGTCACTCTCAACCCTGGGCTAGCAGAGGTCAGAGGTGCTCCTGCCATGTTCTGAGTCTCTCTGGGACCCTGGAAGCCAGGGGACAAGAGCCATCCATGTGCCCCAGCCAGCAGCTGGACAATTTTGTCTGAATGGCACCAGGGCCACTGTCACTGGCCCAGAGCATGTGGTGAGGGTGGAGAGTGTTTGCAGGACACCGCAAGGGGCATCCCCTGGGAGAGCCCGGCCACATGCCAGACACTGGGGACCCTCCTGTGGGGTCCCTACAAGCCGACCGGACCCCTACAATTGAGGACTGACAAGGGGCTCCCCCTGCTGGGGTCAGAGGGAATTCCTGAGGATGGATGGGCTGGGAGATGACACACACCCCCTGGCCTGTGTTCCGCCAGCACCAGCCAGAGCCCCTGCCCCACTGCACCGA is a genomic window containing:
- the SRMS gene encoding tyrosine-protein kinase Srms; translated protein: MEPFLRKRLAFLSFFWDKIWPAGTPDDSISGFPDSDTNTELEPPAAEPCTPPAVPGQLFRALYDFTARCTDELSVSRGDRLYALKEEGDYIFARRLSGQPSMGLVPIAYVARATSDTLSDQPWYFGGISRAQAQQLLLSPANAPGAFLVRPSESSLGDYSLSVRAQAKVRHYRISMAADGGFYLQKGRLFPNLGELLTYYKANWKLIRNPLLQPCVHQQPPEWDKWERPRSEFTLRRKLGEGYFGEVWEGLWLGSVPVAVKVIKSADMKLTDLAKEIQTLKSLRHERLIRLHAVCSAGEPVYIVTELMCKGSLQAFLGSPEGRALSPPALLDFACQVAEGMSYLEERHIVHRDLAARNVLVGDDLACKVADFGLARLLKDNVYSPSSGSKIPVKWTAPEAANYRIYSQKSDVWSFGVLLYEVFTYGQCPYEGMSNHETLQQIAKGYRLPRPAACPAEVYVLMLACWKGSPEERPAFTMLQEKLGTIHRCLHATLT